In Musa acuminata AAA Group cultivar baxijiao chromosome BXJ2-10, Cavendish_Baxijiao_AAA, whole genome shotgun sequence, a genomic segment contains:
- the LOC103969823 gene encoding uncharacterized protein LOC103969823, whose amino-acid sequence MECTVHLASSVFHGVQGTKDEAVMFLLQVSTFLIVLHLVSFLLTKLFTFLLDRATTYEEQRDSLLITEDEIKHVTHEICSEDGELAAGIFGREGLPLFYHESVVNDTLLVHEAKDFNQQHLLEVDESFVAEFPYGSPPFNNEKLGIEQYGDAPVTDVIRPSDSPSPIVCELVEDEDIGGDACHGNVLEEAEEEAKVLSKNETLFVIGQTHSHCNKFRLEEDEGSFDGSLAGESTSNGFTKWRSSAINRASETECLLSSSSRRSSSNWETLELFQKYDEEMTFLDRISSQKLAETESVRSIRFQPRSISERIARKFTIQKKKGGNRDPYQELEIAYVAQISLAWEALNWNYVCFQQRKANGDGERFYCTARIAQRFQQFQVLLQRFIENEPYQRGRRPQVFARTRISSPKLLQVPEFQEADEDGENIISPTEFSSILEDAIRTFMNFLKADKKNPRQILKSFVKTTSSSVEPEVLRSLKRNNQKMKMGLKGLLRRRRCWNKKWVQGEEEEMDILMGLIDMKIVSRTLRMSEISQEQLQWCEEKMTKVGALEWKSSKRVLPATFFPLN is encoded by the exons ATGGAGTGCACGGTGCATTTGGCCTCGAGCGTCTTCCATGGAGTGCAAGGCACCAAAGACGAGGCTGTGATGTTTCTCCTCCAAGTTTCCACCTTCCTCATCGTCCTCCACCTCGTCTCCTTCCTCCTCACCAAGCTGTTCACGTTTCTCCTTGACAGAGCAACCACGTATGAAGAACAAAG AGACTCCCTTCTCATCACCGAAGACGAGATCAAGCACGTAACCCACGAGATCTGCTCCGAGGATGGAGAGCTAGCTGCCGGTATCTTTGGCAGAGAAGGCCTACCGTTATTCTACCATGAAAGCGTCGTCAATGATACTCTACTTGTCCATGAAGCAAAGGATTTCAATCAACAACATCTTTTGGAGGTTGACGAAAGCTTTGTCGCAGAATTCCCATACGGCTCCCCACCTTTTAATAATGAGAAGCTCGGAATCGAACAGTACGGCGATGCTCCAGTGACCGACGTCATAAGACCATCAGATTCTCCATCTCCGATCGTGTGCGAGCTTGTAGAAG ATGAAGACATCGGCGGCGACGCATGCCACGGTAATGTATtggaggaggcagaggaggaggcTAAGGTGTTATCAAAGAATGAGACTCTCTTCGTCATCGGCCAAACACATTCCCACTGCAACAAGTTTCGGCTGGAAGAAGACGAGGGATCATTTGATGGTTCTCTCGCAGGTGAATCGACATCCAATGGCTTTACGAAATGGAGAAGCTCTGCAATCAACAGGGCTTCCGAGACAGAATGCCTCCTCTCCTCTTCATCACGCAGGAGCTCTTCCAACTGGGAAACACTTGAGTTGTTCCAAAAGTACGATGAGGAGATGACGTTCTTGGACAGAATCAGCTCACAGAAGCTCGCAGAAACAG AATCAGTTAGGTCCATAAGGTTCCAACCAAGATCAATCTCGGAAAGGATAGCCCGCAAATTTACGAtacagaagaagaagggaggcaaCAGAGATCCATATCAAGAACTGGAGATTGCTTACGTGGCTCAAATTAGCCTCGCATGGGAAGCACTCAACTGGAATTACGTCTGCTTCCAGCAGAGGAAAGCCAACGGCGACGGTGAGCGCTTCTACTGCACCGCACGAATAGCTCAGCGGTTCCAACAGTTTCAGGTCCTCTTGCAGCGGTTCATCGAGAACGAGCCATACCAGCGCGGTCGGCGGCCTCAAGTCTTTGCTCGGACGAGGATTTCTTCCCCCAAATTGCTCCAAGTTCCCGAGTTCCAAG AAGCCGATGAAGATGGAGAAAACATAATTTCACCTACCGAATTCTCGTCCATTTTAGAAGATGCGATCCGAACCTTCATGAACTTCCTCAAGGCAGACAAGAAGAACCCTCGCCAAATCCTCAAATCATTCGTCAAGACAACCTCAAGCTCTGTAGAACCAGAAGTTCTTCGTTCACTGAAAAGAAACAATCAGAAA ATGAAGATGGGGCTCAAAGGCCTGTTGAGGCGAAGGAGGTGTTGGAACAAGAAGTGGGTACagggggaggaagaggagatggaCATACTGATGGGATTAATAGACATGAAGATTGTGTCCAGAACGCTGAGGATGAGTGAGATCAGCCAAGAACAGCTGCAGTGGTGTGAGGAGAAGATGACCAAAGTAGGAGCATTGGAATGGAAAAGTTCAAAGAGAGTCCTCCCCGCTACTTTTTTCCCTCTTAACTGA
- the LOC103968720 gene encoding NAC domain-containing protein 92, whose translation MEESLPPGFRFHPTDEELITYYLTRKVTEFSFATRAIADVDINKCEPWDLPGKASMGEKEWYFFSMKDRKYPTGLRTNRATDAGYWKTTGKDKEIFHCGVVVGMKKTLVFYKGRAPRGEKTSWVMHEYRLQTRFPYEPTKEEWVVCRVFRKSPTGKKPQPDSPAMPASLESPGELDVSVLNKLVGSSGFDRLQTDYSLCNSNSSGRLDMNWFLARAAAAGQASLPWASGLLASGLAPSPAIPKGLSFNGQQQPEGVVDVAGLTSFVAQGDALFGNDLKSSFPTASSSIGVECAQQQQEQPPPPQQQQTQSFNQESIWSSY comes from the exons ATGGAGGAGTCCCTTCCTCCAGGGTTTAGATTCCACCCCACCGATGAAGAGCTCATCACCTACTATCTGACCCGGAAGGTGACGGAGTTCAGCTTCGCCACCAGAGCCATCGCTGATGTCGACATCAACAAGTGCGAGCCTTGGGACCTACCGG GGAAGGCCAGCATGGGGGAGAAAGAGTGGTACTTCTTCAGTATGAAAGATCGCAAGTATCCGACGGGGCTGCGGACCAACCGAGCCACCGACGCCGGTTACTGGAAGACGACGGGGAAAGACAAGGAGATCTTCCACTGTGGGGTCGTGGTGGGCATGAAGAAGACGTTGGTGTTCTACAAGGGAAGGGCTCCCAGGGGCGAGAAGACGAGTTGGGTGATGCATGAGTACAGGCTGCAAACCAGGTTCCCCTACGAACCCACCAAG GAGGAATGGGTTGTGTGCAGGGTCTTCAGGAAGAGCCCCACCGGAAAGAAGCCGCAACCAGACTCCCCCGCCATGCCTGCATCGCTCGAGTCACCGGGGGAACTCGACGTATCGGTGCTAAACAAACTGGTTGGTTCATCGGGCTTTGACAGGTTGCAAACAGATTACAGCCTCTgcaacagcaacagcagcggCAGGCTCGACATGAACTGGTTCTTGGCTAGAGCAGCAGCGGCTGGCCAGGCTTCGCTGCCATGGGCGTCAGGCTTGCTGGCTTCAGGATTGGCACCATCTCCGGCAATTCCCAAGGGATTGTCTTTTAATGGTCAACAGCAACCAGAAGGCGTCGTCGACGTGGCCGGTCTAACCTCCTTTGTGGCACAAGGAGATGCTCTGTTTGGGAATGACTTGAAATCGAGCTTCCCTACTGCCTCTTCGTCTATAGGTGTGGAGTGTGCACAACAGCAACAAgaacaaccaccaccaccacaacaacAGCAAACACAGTCATTCAACCAGGAATCAATTTGGAGCAGCTACTGA
- the LOC135625091 gene encoding ribulose bisphosphate carboxylase small subunit, chloroplastic-like, protein MASSMMVSSAATVSRASPAQSSMVAPFTGLKSTSAFPVTRKANADLSHLPGNGGRVQCMKVWPIEGKKKFETLSYLPTLVDEPLVKQIEYLLRSKWIPCLEFSHEGFVGRENHRSPGYYDGRYWTMWKLPMFGCTDAVQVVKEVEECKKEYPKAFIRIIGFDNNRQVQCISFIAFKPPGY, encoded by the exons ATGGCTTCCTCCATGATGGTGTCCTCCGCCGCCACCGTGTCCCGGGCTTCCCCGGCTCAATCCAGCATGGTGGCGCCCTTCACCGGTCTCAAGTCCACCTCGGCCTTCCCGGTCACCAGGAAGGCCAACGCCGACCTCTCCCACCTTCCCGGCAACGGTGGCAGAGTCCAGTGCATGAAG GTGTGGCCGATCGAGGGCAAGAAGAAGTTCGAGACCCTCTCCTACCTTCCTACACTGGTGGACGAGCCGTTGGTGAAGCAGATCGAGTACCTTCTCCGTTCCAAATGGATTCCCTGCTTAGAATTCAGCCAT GAGGGGTTCGTGGGGCGTGAGAACCACCGGTCGCCGGGGTACTACGACGGGCGGTACTGGACGATGTGGAAGCTGCCCATGTTCGGGTGCACCGACGCGGTGCAGGTGGTGAAGGAGGTGGAGGAGTGCAAGAAGGAGTACCCCAAGGCCTTCATCCGCATCATCGGCTTCGACAACAACCGCCAAGTGCAGTGTATCAGTTTCATCGCCTTCAAGCCCCCCGGCTACTAA
- the LOC135625093 gene encoding uncharacterized protein LOC135625093: MDSESLFLRRPFAPPCPPPILAVPLSLVERWKRRLQTRSSKRSVDKMNHRAMQQQNALSASEEMTAPLAVADRKPPVFCPKPRRLSPLAAVAEPVLPFRWLSSHQTDFSDSKAGADLHGIFLAKGGEQNQVSSSPPFFCGSPPSRAANPVVHDARFGDDRPPAAFTPVPLIQSGPPLSPKQGCAHAKFGLMPAAVRIEGFDCLNRDRRSCSSITAVA; this comes from the exons ATGGACTCCGAGTCTCTCTTTCTTCGTCGTCCCTTTGCACCGCCTTGTCCTCCTCCGATTCTCGCCGTTCCTCTCTCGCTGGTAGAAAGGTGGAAAAG GCGGTTGCAGACGCGAAGCTCCAAGAGATCTGTGGACAAGATGAACCACCGCGCGATGCAACAGCAGAACGCCTTATCTGCCAGCGAAGAGATGACGGCGCCGCTCGCGGTGGCCGATCGAAAGCCGCCCGTCTTCTGCCCTAAGCCCCGCCGGCTCAGCCCGCTTGCCGCCGTCGCTGAACCGGTCCTACCCTTCCGTTGGCTCTCGAG TCATCAAACCGATTTCTCCGATTCGAAGGCCGGGGCGGACCTCCATGGCATATTTCTCGCAAAG GGCGGGGAGCAGAATCAAGTGTCGTCGTCACCGCCGTTCTTCTGCGGCTCGCCACCGAGCCGTGCCGCGAACCCGGTCGTCCACGACGCCCGGTTCGGCGACGACCGCCCGCCGGCAGCCTTCACCCCTGTACCACTAATCCAGTCAGGTCCGCCGCTCTCCCCCAAGCAGGGCTGTGCCCACGCCAAGTTCGGCCTCATGCCGGCGGCCGTGCGCATCGAGGGTTTTGATTGCCTCAACCGCGACCGCCGGAGCTGCAGCAGCATCACTGCTGTGGCCTGA